Within the Montipora foliosa isolate CH-2021 chromosome 11, ASM3666993v2, whole genome shotgun sequence genome, the region AGAGAGGTCAAAGTTCAACGTGGAGAGAACTGTCTGTTATTGAGTTTTCTTTGCAATCATTTGCCTCAGTGTTGGAAGGATCACATGTTAAGTGGTTTACGGATAGCCAAGTAGCTGCTAAGGTTGTTGAAGTGGGCAGCATGAAATTAGGTTTGCACAAAATGGCCACAAGGATTTTTGATATTTGTATCCGATCGGAAATTCATTTAGAAGTACAGTGGATCCCTCTCACTTCGAATCAACAAGCTGATTATATAAGTCGTTTAATTGATACTGATGAGTGGCAAAttactgaagaattttttctttttcttgatgaCTTGTGGGGTCCGCATAGTGTAgattgctttgcaaattgttttAACCACAAGATCCCCAGGTATTTCTCGAGGTTTTGGAATCCCAATTCTTCGGGTGTtgattttttctttcagtctctTCGAGGGGAAAATTGCTTAGTAGTCCCTCCAGTTGGTATCATCCTACGCGTATTACATTATCCTAAATCTCAGCAGGCCGTTGGTACGCTCGTTGTACCTGTTTGGCCTTCGTCTCATTTCTGGCCTTTAATTGCACACAAGTATAGTCGTTATCTTGTGGCTCACACTATTCATATCAGGAATGAGGTTATTACCCacggaaaaaaatttaattcgCTCTTGGGTCTGATCTTTTCACAGGAAATATTATTGCCTTTAGACTAAAATTTACTGATTAATTTATTGGACGGTGTGTCTACTAGCCTatgttttttcagttgttggcGCTGGCCAGGGCAGTATGCTGCTTATTTGTAAGGCACTGGCCTATTTTTTGGTGTGTCATTTCATATGGTGCTGTCCTAATAGGAGTATAGTTGATTTATGTGGCGCTGGCCTAATCAATGGTTGTTGATCTAAGCGGCACTGGCCCATACGATGATTTAACGTCTTACGTGGCACTGGCCCCATCAATGACGGATTTTTGTACGGTTATTAAAGGATAttctgtctttcttttgttcttctagTATATACGTTTTATTCTTGTCTCTACAGATTATGCTATCAAGTAATTTTTGGAAAGGCTTTCAACAGTTTTCTTCAATCAACGTTTATGAAGTGCTAAATGTTatgtaataaatcaaaaacgagtgcgagtgtttgaccggggtttccagacaccgaggaacagatgaaagcgcgaggccgtaggccgagtgcttttattgtttcgaggtgtctggagaccccggtcaaacacgacgcacgagtttttgatgtggcttctaaaactattcacacttctttagtcattaggggtattgtttcagtgctttaatttcccatgagactatgtatcttataaataatcagaatgtgggaattttgttgatgttcgttgtaagtcatgggggagtaaagatgacggagtgcagaggacggagtctttcgcagtgaataccgaaagctattttagttctccaaaaagttgggaagaagaatcaaggttgttgcaagagagaattcccagacttacaaaactaactgggcgataaaaggtaagacaggaaacagtatttttaaggtactgtgggttcaatgcaaggtactattttcgtggaagagtacatttattagaatatagatcgatctttttaaatcttcctgtattttattgaagatgtaaaaatttttgtcaacaaaaaaaaaatgaattggcagtgAAGATGATTAATtataatgattaattaaacggaagtattgtttttgtgttcaatttgttttgttttgatccataaattttgatgtccaatgagaagacagatgaaaaccacgcgtggttttgatatgtgatccaaaacacgtgtggttttcatctgtgttttcattgggtatcaaaactcatgcacgtgacgaatttagccattttttattggctatcaaacttatgaattattaatgagttttagaagTTGAAGTCCAGGGCGAATTCGATCACTAAAGCTTACGTTCGTGTTATCAGAAAGTTCTCGGACTGGTCTAAAAGTAGACATTTCAGACATGCAGTTGTTACCTTTCCCTCTTAGTGTTGTTTCTCTAT harbors:
- the LOC137976417 gene encoding uncharacterized protein, with the protein product MGTQVLDWLGITWNAALGNLKIVERRIVKIINSIGHITEADLKVSARELSAFTGQIISTGPVVGNIGRIMTRHCVLSTLCRDNWDSISLLEDYCKEELYFWKENMVNINTRYCFVSKVSSYFVYSDASATGGVAIVDFNNDFLCHKTWSENERGQSSTWRELSVIEFSLQSFASVLEGSHVKWFTDSQVAAKVVEVGSMKLGLHKMATRIFDICIRSEIHLEVQWIPLTSNQQADYISRLIDTDEWQITEEFFLFLDDLWGPHSVDCFANCFNHKIPRYFSRFWNPNSSGVDFFFQSLRGENCLVVPPVGIILRVLHYPKSQQAVGTLVVPVWPSSHFWPLIAHKYSRYLVAHTIHIRNEVITHGKKFNSLLGLIFSQEILLPLD